One genomic region from Argentina anserina chromosome 2, drPotAnse1.1, whole genome shotgun sequence encodes:
- the LOC126782603 gene encoding uncharacterized protein LOC126782603, producing MEVEAGSVDSSLVLVKQGAEARVFESTFVGRKSIVKERFSKKYRHPTLDAKLTLRRLNAEARCMTKARRLGVYTPVLYAVDTILHTLTFEYVEGPSVKDVFLEFGLGGGGVAAERMDDIAMQIGQAIGKLHDGGLIHGDLTTSNLLIRTATNQVVVIDFGLSFTSTLPEDKAVDLYVLERALLSMHSSCGNVMDRILAAYRKSSKQWSSTFNKLAQVRQRGRKRTMIG from the exons AGAGTTTTTGAGTCAACATTTGTGGGAAGGAAGTCTATTGTGAAGGAACGGTTTTCAAAGAAGTACAGGCATCCTACTTTGGATGCAAAGCTTACACTCAGGCGCCTCAACGCG GAGGCGAGGTGCATGACGAAAGCAAGACGTCTTGGGGTGTATACACCAGTGCTGTATGCTGTGGACACTATCCTGCATACTCTGACATTTGAATATGTGGAGGGTCCTTCTGTCAAAGATGTATTTCTTGAATTTGGGTTAGGAGGTGGTGGTGTGGCTGCAGAACGTATGGATGATATTGCAATGCAAATTGGTCAGGCTATTGGAAAGCTGCATGATGGTGGCCTGATTCATGGGGACTTGACCACATCCAACCTGCTAATTAGAACTGCTACTAATCAAGTG GTTGTTATCGATTTCGGTCTGAGCTTTACATCAACCCTTCCAGAAGACAAAGCTGTGGATTTGTATGTACTGGAACGAGCTTTGCTTTCAATGCATTCTTCATGTGGGAATGTG ATGGACCGCATACTTGCTGCATATCGCAAATCCTCAAAGCAGTGGTCATCCACGTTTAACAAATTAGCTCAAG TGAGACAAAGAGGCCGAAAGCGCACCATGATTGGATAA
- the LOC126784750 gene encoding LOW QUALITY PROTEIN: CST complex subunit STN1 (The sequence of the model RefSeq protein was modified relative to this genomic sequence to represent the inferred CDS: inserted 1 base in 1 codon) codes for MDHQPLLYDTHVKLLAFDLLTLTQIDPTSFXRNGVLLSRAETVGTVTSRDLKPGKFLRFTIDDGTAVLSCILWLNQLTSPYFSRRSPPDVRLIASTAARFAADVALGAVARVRGEISSFRGEMQITVTDVVIERDPNAKMLHWVECMRLARKVYNAIPTAPSFR; via the exons ATGGATCATCAACCCCTCCTTTACGACACCCACGTAAAGCTCTTAGCTTTCGACCTCCTCACTCTCACCCAAATCGACCCCACCTCCT CCCGCAACGGCGTCCTCCTCTCACGCGCCGAGACCGTCGGCACCGTCACCTCTCGCGACCTCAAACCCGGCAAGTTCCTCCGCTTCACCATCGACGACGGCACCGCCGTCCTCAGCTGCATTCTCTGGCTCAACCAACTCACCTCCCCTTACTTCTCCCGACGCAGCCCACCAGATGTTCGACTCATTGCCTCAACCGCCGCCCGTTTCGCCGCTGACGTCGCCCTCGGCGCCGTGGCCAGAGTGCGGGGGGAAATCTCCAGCTTCAGGGGTGAGATGCAGATCACTGTCACGGATGTCGTCATCGAGAGGGACCCCAATGCCAAGATGCTGCATTGGGTTGAGTGCATGAGGTTGGCTCGGAAGGTCTACAATGCCATCCCTACTGCTCCTTCATTCAGATAG